In Halococcus saccharolyticus DSM 5350, the following are encoded in one genomic region:
- a CDS encoding NADH:flavin oxidoreductase/NADH oxidase — translation MSEDLFTPLELRETRVPNRVMVSPMCQYSCEDRDGLATDWHLVHLGSRAAGGAGIVMTEATAVESRGRISPQDLGIWSDEHGEALAPVAEFIKGQDSVPAIQLAHAGRKASKTRPWDGSEPLQPDESGWETIAPSAAPWPYDEGRTATAEMTQTDIEDVIDSFAAAAERAHEAGFEIAEVHAAHGYLLHEFLSPVTNHREDDFGGSFEDRTRIVREATAAVREVWPDNKPVFVRISATDWLPDRDAWTVEQSVQLADDLSTVGADLIDVSAGGLHPDQELPSAGPSYQVPYAQEIRKENDSEVAVGAVGGITSPEQADAIVRNGRADLAILGREHLRDPYFTLHAAETLDRPEAAEPPLQYRRGF, via the coding sequence ATGTCGGAGGATCTGTTTACACCGCTCGAACTGCGCGAGACTCGCGTCCCGAACCGGGTGATGGTCTCGCCGATGTGCCAGTACTCTTGCGAGGATCGTGACGGTCTCGCGACGGATTGGCATCTCGTCCATCTCGGCAGCCGCGCGGCCGGCGGGGCTGGAATCGTGATGACCGAGGCGACCGCGGTCGAATCTCGGGGACGGATCTCGCCACAGGATCTGGGGATCTGGAGCGACGAACACGGGGAGGCGCTCGCGCCAGTCGCGGAGTTCATCAAGGGCCAAGACTCGGTGCCGGCGATCCAGCTCGCCCACGCTGGCCGGAAGGCGTCGAAGACCCGTCCGTGGGACGGCAGCGAACCGCTCCAGCCCGACGAGAGTGGCTGGGAGACGATCGCACCGAGCGCCGCACCGTGGCCCTACGACGAGGGGAGGACGGCGACGGCCGAGATGACGCAGACAGATATCGAGGACGTAATCGATTCCTTCGCGGCGGCGGCCGAGCGCGCTCACGAGGCAGGATTCGAGATCGCCGAGGTTCACGCCGCCCACGGCTACCTCCTCCACGAGTTCCTCTCACCTGTCACCAACCACCGCGAGGACGATTTTGGAGGATCGTTCGAGGATCGGACGCGGATCGTTCGCGAGGCGACCGCCGCTGTGCGGGAGGTTTGGCCCGACAACAAGCCGGTGTTCGTCCGGATCTCCGCGACCGACTGGCTGCCCGACCGCGACGCCTGGACGGTCGAGCAGTCGGTACAACTCGCCGACGACCTCTCGACGGTGGGTGCGGATCTGATCGACGTGAGTGCTGGCGGGCTCCACCCCGACCAGGAGCTTCCGTCGGCGGGGCCGAGCTATCAGGTACCCTACGCACAGGAAATCCGCAAAGAGAACGACAGCGAGGTTGCAGTGGGGGCGGTCGGCGGAATCACGAGTCCAGAACAGGCCGACGCGATCGTGCGCAACGGCCGGGCCGATCTCGCGATCCTCGGACGAGAACACCTCCGCGACCCGTACTTCACACTCCACGCCGCCGAGACGCTCGATCGTCCGGAGGCGGCCGAACCGCCGTTGCAGTACCGCCGTGGGTTCTGA